The Muricauda sp. SCSIO 65647 genome includes a region encoding these proteins:
- a CDS encoding serine hydrolase domain-containing protein, with translation MKWFKRILLLLLVVIALVVYLNYPKLNMISGYASKYMASQVYIAERQPNAIIESDLQFPLIELAETEVDNEETSASATVYGLMERKAIDRQGLGCVLVNGDYAEGEPYLQPKRNFSTLGHPYPFGHLPAIDTVFAEIDYEQLQKAVALPFTNNAVQKTRTLLVLYKGHLLHEHYVEGFTKDTPVLGWSMTKSVLATFFGILEHQKRVDMDWPAPIPEWKDDGRKDITLDHLLRMQSGLAWEEVYTEISDVTQMLFLDSDMTEAQKNKEAVAKPTEIWNYSSGTSNLLSGILRMQFRSYQEYLDFPYQSLIDKIGMHSMLIEADLAGNYVGSSYAWASTRDWARFGQLYLNKGEWNGEQLFSPQWAEYVSTPTQHSDGRYGAHFWLNAGGVYPDVPKDLYSCNGYQGQYVFIIPSKELVVVRTGLAEDPDFDINGFLGALVKAIR, from the coding sequence ATGAAGTGGTTCAAACGCATTCTGTTATTGCTTTTGGTGGTCATCGCCCTGGTGGTATACCTCAATTATCCGAAGCTGAACATGATTTCGGGCTATGCCTCAAAGTATATGGCCTCACAGGTATATATCGCCGAAAGACAGCCCAATGCCATAATTGAGAGCGACTTGCAATTTCCGTTAATCGAATTGGCCGAAACGGAGGTCGACAACGAAGAGACGAGTGCCTCGGCCACGGTGTACGGACTTATGGAACGCAAGGCCATAGACCGTCAGGGGCTGGGCTGTGTGCTGGTCAATGGCGATTATGCCGAAGGGGAGCCGTATCTGCAACCCAAACGCAATTTTTCGACCCTTGGGCACCCCTACCCGTTCGGACATTTACCGGCGATCGACACGGTGTTCGCCGAAATCGACTATGAGCAATTGCAGAAAGCGGTCGCATTGCCCTTTACCAACAATGCGGTACAGAAAACACGAACGCTCTTGGTACTGTACAAGGGCCATCTGCTACATGAGCATTATGTGGAAGGTTTTACCAAAGATACCCCGGTTTTGGGCTGGTCGATGACCAAAAGCGTACTGGCCACGTTCTTCGGTATTTTAGAGCACCAGAAAAGAGTTGACATGGATTGGCCAGCGCCCATACCCGAGTGGAAAGACGACGGGCGCAAAGACATCACCCTTGACCATTTGCTGCGGATGCAAAGTGGATTGGCATGGGAAGAGGTCTATACCGAGATTTCCGATGTGACCCAAATGTTGTTTTTGGACAGCGATATGACCGAGGCCCAAAAAAATAAGGAGGCCGTCGCCAAACCCACGGAAATCTGGAATTATTCCTCAGGTACCTCAAATCTATTGTCGGGTATTCTGCGTATGCAGTTCAGGTCGTACCAAGAGTATCTCGATTTTCCCTATCAATCGCTTATCGATAAGATCGGTATGCACTCTATGCTCATCGAAGCCGACTTGGCGGGCAATTATGTAGGTTCTTCGTATGCATGGGCCAGCACGAGAGACTGGGCCCGCTTTGGGCAACTCTACCTGAACAAGGGCGAGTGGAACGGTGAACAGCTCTTTTCTCCCCAATGGGCGGAGTACGTCAGCACCCCTACCCAACATTCAGATGGGCGCTATGGGGCACACTTTTGGCTGAACGCGGGCGGTGTCTATCCCGATGTGCCCAAAGACCTGTATTCGTGCAATGGCTATCAGGGGCAATATGTGTTCATCATTCCTTCAAAAGAGTTGGTGGTGGTTCGCACAGGGCTCGCCGAGGACCCAGATTTTGATATCAATGGGTTTTTGGGCGCTTTGGTAAAGGCAATTCGTTGA
- a CDS encoding pirin family protein, which produces MSNIGMIIEERSRDIGDFLVGRLIPFRKKRMIGPFIFIDHMGPTQLGPNTYMDVDQHPHIGLSTLTYMLEGEIMHEDSLGTQQLIKPGSVNWMTAGKGVSHSERTPEHLRNGQTFTAHGYQIWVALPKHLEDMAPEFYHIAAADLPKWRESSAEFTLVAGRGYGQSSPVPVHSPLFMVEVKNTEAFELNVNGDLKGEIGICIVEGAITACGETVEKGHILVSKVEDTCDILLRPHSHLLLFGGEPFEEERHIFWNFVSSSKEKIEKAKTDWQRKTFPMMENDKTYVPLP; this is translated from the coding sequence ATGTCGAACATCGGAATGATCATTGAAGAGCGAAGCCGCGACATCGGTGATTTTTTAGTGGGGCGATTGATTCCCTTTCGTAAAAAGCGTATGATCGGCCCGTTTATTTTTATCGACCATATGGGCCCCACGCAATTGGGTCCGAATACATATATGGATGTTGACCAACACCCCCATATCGGACTTTCAACATTGACCTACATGCTTGAAGGCGAAATCATGCATGAAGATAGCTTGGGTACCCAACAGCTCATCAAACCGGGCTCGGTGAATTGGATGACGGCCGGAAAGGGCGTTTCACACTCAGAACGAACCCCCGAACACCTACGAAACGGCCAGACCTTCACCGCCCATGGTTATCAGATATGGGTCGCACTGCCCAAACATTTAGAGGATATGGCACCTGAATTTTACCATATCGCCGCGGCCGATCTGCCCAAATGGCGTGAGAGCAGTGCCGAATTCACCTTGGTGGCGGGTAGGGGGTATGGGCAAAGCTCACCGGTACCCGTGCACTCACCCTTGTTCATGGTCGAGGTAAAGAATACGGAAGCCTTTGAACTCAACGTCAATGGCGATCTAAAGGGCGAAATTGGCATCTGTATCGTCGAAGGGGCCATTACGGCCTGTGGCGAAACGGTCGAAAAGGGCCATATTTTGGTCTCAAAGGTCGAAGATACCTGTGATATTCTATTACGGCCCCATTCACATCTGTTGCTGTTCGGTGGGGAGCCTTTTGAGGAGGAACGCCATATTTTCTGGAATTTTGTCTCCTCGAGCAAGGAAAAAATCGAAAAGGCCAAGACCGATTGGCAGCGCAAAACGTTTCCCATGATGGAAAATGACAAGACCTATGTACCGCTTCCATGA
- a CDS encoding 1,4-dihydroxy-2-naphthoyl-CoA synthase, with the protein MKTPQWQTAIEFEDITYKKCDGVARIAFNRPEVRNAFRPKTTSELYRAFYDAQEDTSIGVVLLSGEGPSRKDGKWAFCSGGDQKARGHQGYVGDDGYHRLNILEVQRLIRFIPKVVIAVVPGWAVGGGHSLHVVCDMTLASKEHAVFKQTDADVTSFDGGYGSAYLAKMVGQKKAREIFFLGRSYTAQAAYEMGMVNAVVPHEELEETAYEWAQEVLAKSPTSIKMLKFAMNLTDDGMVGQQVFAGEATRLAYMTDEAKEGRNAFLEKRKPDFGKNKWIP; encoded by the coding sequence ATGAAAACACCACAGTGGCAGACCGCCATCGAATTTGAAGACATCACCTATAAAAAATGTGACGGGGTGGCCCGTATCGCCTTTAACCGCCCCGAGGTGCGCAATGCCTTTCGGCCCAAAACCACCAGCGAACTCTACAGGGCCTTTTATGATGCCCAAGAAGATACCTCGATCGGGGTGGTGCTGCTCTCGGGCGAAGGGCCCTCGCGCAAAGATGGCAAATGGGCCTTCTGCAGTGGGGGCGACCAAAAGGCACGGGGCCACCAGGGCTATGTGGGCGACGATGGCTACCATCGCCTCAATATTTTGGAGGTGCAACGACTCATTCGTTTTATACCCAAGGTGGTCATCGCCGTGGTGCCTGGTTGGGCCGTAGGGGGTGGCCATAGCCTACACGTGGTCTGTGATATGACCCTGGCCAGTAAAGAACATGCCGTTTTTAAACAGACCGATGCCGATGTGACCAGTTTTGATGGGGGGTATGGCTCTGCCTATCTCGCCAAGATGGTCGGACAAAAAAAAGCCCGCGAAATCTTCTTTTTGGGCCGAAGCTATACCGCACAGGCGGCCTATGAAATGGGCATGGTGAATGCCGTGGTGCCCCATGAAGAGCTGGAGGAGACCGCCTATGAATGGGCGCAGGAGGTCTTGGCAAAATCGCCTACCTCGATTAAAATGCTAAAGTTTGCCATGAACCTCACCGATGATGGTATGGTGGGGCAACAGGTGTTTGCCGGCGAGGCCACCCGATTGGCCTATATGACCGATGAGGCCAAAGAAGGCCGTAACGCCTTTCTCGAAAAGCGAAAACCCGATTTCGGCAAGAACAAATGGATCCCATAG
- a CDS encoding 3D domain-containing protein — translation MTVLVPLGASTGFSCQREVPLKRVETHHWYGLEVIASAYNSVSWQTDSLANLAAWGDTLKPDMKVIAVSRDLLKYGLTHNTMVKIDTFPDTFYVKDKMHRKWRKRIDIYMGTDVKKAREWGKKKLMICYAVPKSDSVIHNNDE, via the coding sequence ATGACAGTTCTTGTTCCCCTAGGGGCATCAACGGGGTTTTCCTGTCAACGGGAGGTTCCCCTCAAAAGGGTGGAAACACACCATTGGTATGGACTCGAGGTCATTGCCTCGGCCTATAATTCGGTGTCATGGCAGACCGATAGTCTGGCAAATTTGGCGGCATGGGGCGACACGCTCAAACCAGATATGAAGGTAATAGCCGTTTCGCGCGACCTTTTGAAGTATGGGCTTACCCATAACACCATGGTGAAAATCGATACGTTTCCCGATACCTTCTATGTGAAGGACAAAATGCATCGGAAATGGCGGAAACGAATCGATATCTACATGGGCACCGATGTCAAAAAGGCCCGTGAATGGGGAAAAAAGAAGTTGATGATATGCTATGCCGTTCCGAAGTCCGATTCCGTAATACATAATAATGATGAATAA
- a CDS encoding M23 family metallopeptidase: MKPLVIFSMALLINSLPLLAQKGTSPQLEVRFQPDSIVYVYETIGPEMSKSLYTAIVQNMAIINRSELPIRIEKISIRAMRGDETLQLKNVHLDRVRKSASKFRMLQEQGYLELYDFQFQTSQYLKGFSLAASDSLGAKQAVILSHETFLFEQLPDHIQVTVLGKTADGEQVTASKPLRIVNHYSQNNYILPVKGIWTIAAGPSLIGHHRWGSIQEFAFDFIKIGAHQKTFKDEGTRLEDYYAYGEPVFAVEDGVVVSALDGISESSDNLKKPDETQEEYLKRMIPHQNELISKGFQYVFGNHVIIRHPNNEYSSYFHLKKGSVKVNVGDMVKKGLNIGELGHSGNSTEPHLHFHLSDGLDIMYSRSIPVEFGNVSLFPADNGNVRHIHSGQIVSTTE; the protein is encoded by the coding sequence ATGAAACCACTTGTTATTTTCTCAATGGCATTGCTGATCAATAGCTTACCACTCTTGGCACAAAAAGGTACTTCACCACAACTGGAAGTCAGATTTCAACCCGATTCGATCGTTTACGTGTATGAAACTATCGGTCCTGAAATGTCAAAATCACTGTACACCGCCATCGTACAGAACATGGCAATCATCAATCGGTCAGAACTGCCGATCCGTATCGAAAAGATTTCGATAAGGGCGATGAGGGGCGATGAAACCCTACAGCTCAAAAACGTCCATCTCGATAGGGTTCGAAAAAGTGCTTCCAAATTCAGAATGCTTCAAGAGCAGGGTTATTTGGAGTTGTATGATTTTCAGTTTCAAACTTCGCAATATTTAAAAGGATTCTCTTTGGCCGCAAGTGATTCGCTAGGTGCCAAACAGGCCGTCATTCTCAGCCATGAGACCTTTTTGTTTGAGCAATTGCCCGATCATATCCAGGTCACGGTCTTGGGCAAAACCGCTGATGGTGAGCAGGTAACGGCCTCAAAACCCCTAAGAATTGTCAACCATTACAGCCAAAACAACTATATATTGCCAGTCAAGGGCATTTGGACAATTGCCGCCGGGCCTTCTTTGATCGGACACCACCGATGGGGGAGCATACAAGAGTTTGCCTTTGATTTCATCAAAATTGGTGCCCACCAGAAAACCTTCAAAGATGAGGGAACGCGCCTAGAGGACTATTATGCCTATGGAGAACCGGTTTTTGCCGTAGAAGATGGAGTGGTCGTCTCTGCACTGGATGGTATTTCTGAATCTTCTGACAATTTGAAAAAACCTGATGAAACCCAAGAAGAATACCTAAAAAGAATGATTCCCCATCAAAACGAATTGATTTCTAAGGGATTTCAATATGTTTTTGGCAACCACGTCATTATTCGCCACCCCAATAATGAATATTCCAGTTACTTCCATTTAAAGAAAGGAAGTGTAAAGGTGAACGTCGGTGATATGGTCAAAAAAGGTCTCAACATCGGAGAACTAGGGCATAGCGGAAACAGTACCGAACCCCATTTGCATTTTCATCTTTCAGATGGCCTTGATATCATGTATTCCCGTAGTATACCCGTTGAGTTTGGAAACGTCTCGCTGTTTCCTGCCGATAATGGCAACGTTCGCCACATACATTCTGGACAAATAGTAAGTACGACGGAGTAG
- a CDS encoding M14 family zinc carboxypeptidase produces MTLSKCIWAAFALVFTCNAQNDLTSQLYETYENYKEPSLNKRRIKYDQIQPLIDRARNDSKYVVNKVGESIEGRDLTLISIGEGDTNIFLWSQMHGDEPTATLATFDIFNFLDSDDFKEEKQVILSNLKLHFLPMVNPDGAQVYQRRNALGIDINRDALRLQSPEGQTLKKVRDSLDAAFGFNLHDQSRYYNAERTPKPATISYLATAYNYEKDINEVRVNAMKVIVFMNDIIQKYAPGQVGRYSDDFEPRAFGDNIAKWGTSLILIESGGYANDREKQEIRKLNYVSILSALYTIATESYKQIPIEEYEKIPRNDRNLFDLKIENATYELIGKDYIIDLGINRQEIDLEGHNDFYYRSIIADQGDLSTYYGYETFDATGYKIVPPHIADQSFESPTKKEKLNIKDELLNGTAYVRVDNLVDKTPLTELPLHMVEKTYRFPKEFRISPGMNPTFFLEKEGKITHAVINGFVLDLNKPLDKQGFGNALIYR; encoded by the coding sequence ATGACCTTATCAAAATGCATATGGGCCGCTTTTGCACTTGTTTTTACCTGCAATGCCCAAAATGACCTGACTTCACAGCTTTACGAAACCTATGAAAATTATAAAGAGCCATCGTTGAACAAGCGACGCATCAAGTATGATCAGATACAGCCCTTGATCGACAGGGCTCGCAACGATTCAAAATACGTGGTAAACAAGGTTGGGGAATCGATCGAAGGTCGCGACCTGACCTTGATCAGCATTGGCGAGGGAGACACCAATATTTTTCTTTGGTCGCAGATGCACGGCGATGAGCCCACAGCGACCTTGGCCACTTTCGATATCTTCAATTTTTTGGACTCTGATGATTTCAAGGAAGAGAAGCAGGTCATCCTTTCGAACTTAAAACTGCATTTTCTGCCCATGGTGAACCCTGATGGGGCCCAGGTCTACCAACGGCGTAATGCCTTGGGCATCGATATCAACCGTGATGCCCTGCGATTGCAATCACCTGAAGGGCAAACCTTGAAGAAAGTGCGTGACAGTCTCGATGCCGCCTTCGGTTTTAATTTACATGACCAGAGTCGTTATTACAATGCTGAACGCACGCCGAAGCCCGCGACCATTTCATATCTGGCAACGGCCTACAATTATGAAAAAGATATCAATGAGGTAAGGGTCAATGCCATGAAGGTCATCGTGTTCATGAACGACATCATTCAAAAATATGCGCCTGGCCAAGTGGGCCGCTATAGCGATGATTTTGAGCCGCGTGCCTTTGGTGACAATATTGCCAAATGGGGCACCAGCTTGATTTTGATTGAATCGGGCGGGTATGCGAATGATAGGGAAAAGCAAGAGATTCGAAAACTGAACTATGTTTCCATTCTTTCGGCGCTATACACCATTGCCACGGAAAGTTACAAGCAAATACCCATTGAAGAATATGAGAAAATTCCAAGGAATGACCGAAACCTGTTTGATCTGAAGATTGAAAACGCCACCTACGAACTGATCGGCAAAGACTATATCATCGATCTGGGCATTAATCGACAGGAAATCGACTTGGAGGGCCATAATGATTTTTACTATAGAAGTATCATCGCCGATCAAGGGGACCTTTCAACCTATTATGGCTATGAGACCTTTGATGCCACCGGATACAAAATTGTGCCGCCCCATATCGCAGATCAATCTTTTGAAAGTCCGACAAAAAAGGAAAAGTTGAATATCAAGGATGAGCTTTTAAACGGCACTGCCTATGTTAGGGTAGACAATTTGGTGGATAAAACCCCATTAACTGAACTTCCCTTGCATATGGTCGAAAAAACCTATCGTTTTCCTAAGGAGTTCAGAATATCTCCAGGCATGAATCCCACCTTCTTTTTGGAGAAAGAAGGTAAGATTACCCACGCAGTGATCAACGGTTTTGTGTTAGATCTCAATAAGCCTCTTGACAAACAGGGGTTTGGCAATGCACTGATTTACCGTTAG
- a CDS encoding peptidoglycan recognition family protein gives MMNKRIVIVLLWCASCSTPGVVIDRPIEFDEQRIELTQEYLKQRYNLEQDSPEIVPKMIVLHWTAIPTLEKSFAAFEKSTLPNWRPDIKSVSGLNVSAHFLVDQDGTIYRLMPETTMARHVIGLNHCAIGIENVGGTKETPLTRKQLRANVWLVDYLAEKYAIEYVIGHHEYTRFEDHPLWLEVDSTYRTKKTDPGKKFMKRVRKATKKHNFKPVPKK, from the coding sequence ATGATGAATAAAAGAATAGTGATAGTGTTGTTATGGTGCGCATCGTGCAGCACCCCAGGGGTCGTCATCGACCGACCCATCGAGTTTGACGAACAGCGTATCGAACTCACCCAAGAATATTTGAAACAACGCTATAATCTAGAGCAAGATTCCCCCGAAATAGTGCCCAAAATGATCGTGCTGCACTGGACGGCCATCCCCACTCTCGAAAAATCTTTTGCCGCTTTTGAGAAATCGACACTCCCCAATTGGCGCCCCGATATCAAAAGCGTCAGTGGCCTGAACGTGTCTGCCCATTTCTTGGTCGATCAAGACGGTACCATTTATCGCTTGATGCCCGAGACCACTATGGCCCGACATGTCATCGGACTGAACCACTGCGCCATCGGAATAGAAAATGTAGGGGGCACCAAAGAGACGCCCCTTACCAGAAAACAATTGCGCGCCAATGTTTGGTTGGTCGATTATTTGGCTGAAAAGTATGCTATCGAATATGTGATCGGCCATCATGAATACACCCGGTTTGAAGACCATCCTTTATGGTTGGAGGTTGATTCGACCTACCGTACCAAAAAGACCGATCCCGGTAAGAAATTCATGAAAAGGGTTCGTAAAGCCACCAAAAAGCATAATTTTAAACCCGTTCCGAAAAAGTAA
- a CDS encoding DUF1080 domain-containing protein, with the protein MKIKTAISTLAVSLCVMAMGWTQEYQGESLFNGENLDGWEQHGDEKWYVEDGLLICESGPKADYGYLSTKEFYDNFELTLEFMQEADGNSGVFFKSTFEGTKVTGWQVEVAPPGKHSGGIYESYGRGWLIKPNPEKESALKMGEWNKMTISVMGPTVTTWLNGVQMVEFTDDKIGAGKGAIALQIHDGGGIKVKWRNIKIKTVQ; encoded by the coding sequence ATGAAAATAAAAACAGCTATAAGTACCCTAGCGGTATCGCTCTGCGTGATGGCGATGGGATGGACCCAGGAATATCAGGGAGAATCCCTTTTCAACGGTGAGAATTTAGATGGATGGGAGCAACACGGCGATGAGAAATGGTACGTTGAAGACGGACTGCTCATCTGTGAAAGCGGTCCGAAGGCAGATTACGGATATCTGTCCACCAAAGAGTTCTATGATAATTTTGAGCTGACTTTGGAATTCATGCAGGAAGCCGATGGCAACAGTGGGGTCTTCTTTAAATCCACTTTTGAGGGCACCAAGGTCACCGGTTGGCAGGTTGAGGTGGCACCCCCGGGGAAACATAGTGGGGGCATCTACGAATCGTACGGTAGGGGATGGTTGATCAAGCCGAATCCCGAAAAAGAATCTGCCCTAAAGATGGGCGAATGGAACAAGATGACCATATCAGTAATGGGCCCTACGGTGACGACATGGTTGAACGGCGTTCAGATGGTAGAATTCACCGATGATAAAATCGGAGCGGGCAAGGGCGCTATTGCCCTACAGATCCATGATGGTGGGGGTATCAAAGTGAAATGGCGCAACATCAAGATCAAGACGGTTCAGTAA
- a CDS encoding AraC family transcriptional regulator, with the protein MMPIAILLLVGAVQAGFLAFVLAFNKNKDLASKWLIAWLLFITIHLLFVHFGFSGVYKEYPLLLIFGSALMLLQGPFLFLYTAILTNRIKSLNVWQLLHAVPYLFYTCYIAVVLMEVDAPNRYEHISGIIDDPQNLMMLSLGLLNHLHIMVYLVLSILLLKKHSKSLTDTFSYLEDINLKWLKNLLIGITVVAVVILFGLLTSDLFPFISHYAKATLIYSALAILPFYMSFYAIRQKLIFPLHADLLNVKYEASRLTKKESAKIAEQLVHHMQSNKPYLNPKLSIKDLSDDLGLHPKDLSRVINENFEKNFFNFINEYRVDEFISKIKDPKHDRFTLIAIAYDCGFNTKSSFNSIFKKTKGMTPSAFKARLT; encoded by the coding sequence ATGATGCCGATAGCCATTCTTCTTCTGGTCGGAGCCGTACAGGCGGGCTTTTTGGCCTTTGTACTGGCCTTTAACAAAAACAAGGACCTGGCCAGCAAGTGGCTTATCGCTTGGCTGCTGTTCATCACCATACATTTGCTTTTCGTCCATTTCGGATTCAGCGGGGTCTACAAAGAGTACCCGCTGCTGCTAATTTTTGGGTCGGCCCTGATGCTGCTTCAAGGACCCTTTCTTTTTCTTTATACCGCTATTTTGACCAACCGGATCAAAAGCCTAAATGTCTGGCAGCTTCTACATGCCGTACCCTATTTGTTTTATACCTGCTATATCGCCGTGGTGCTCATGGAGGTCGATGCCCCCAATAGGTATGAACATATTTCAGGCATTATTGACGATCCCCAAAATCTAATGATGTTATCACTGGGGCTGTTGAACCACTTGCACATCATGGTTTATTTGGTGCTCAGCATACTGCTGCTAAAAAAACACTCCAAAAGTCTGACCGATACATTTTCTTATTTGGAGGACATTAACCTAAAATGGTTGAAAAATCTGTTGATAGGGATCACCGTCGTCGCCGTTGTCATTCTGTTTGGGCTGTTGACAAGCGATCTTTTTCCTTTTATCTCGCATTATGCAAAAGCTACTTTGATCTATTCGGCCTTAGCCATTTTACCCTTTTACATGTCATTTTATGCGATTCGACAAAAACTGATTTTTCCATTGCATGCCGATTTGTTGAATGTAAAGTACGAAGCCTCACGATTGACCAAAAAAGAGTCGGCAAAAATCGCCGAACAATTGGTCCACCATATGCAATCGAACAAACCGTATCTAAATCCGAAGCTAAGCATAAAAGACCTGTCCGATGACCTGGGTCTGCACCCGAAAGATCTGTCGCGGGTCATCAATGAAAATTTTGAAAAGAACTTTTTCAACTTTATAAACGAATATCGGGTCGATGAATTCATAAGCAAGATAAAAGACCCCAAGCACGATCGTTTCACATTGATCGCCATCGCCTATGACTGTGGATTCAACACAAAGTCTTCTTTCAACAGTATTTTCAAGAAGACCAAGGGAATGACCCCTTCTGCATTCAAGGCACGTTTGACATAG
- a CDS encoding serine hydrolase codes for MKFFLSILFLIPFLLWGQSIDTDSLDNYISKLMTEYNMPGMAIGVVHNDSIIFKKGFGVTSTEKGSPINTQTVFPIMSCTKAFTATCLGILVDEGKLKWNDKVIEYLPAFKLSDPWITKELTISDLLSHRSGLRLFDGDLLWYGTNYSSDEVIDKIQYYPIEGAFRLDFNYNNVMYVVAGKIIEKVSGLAWSEFLRTKIFDPLGMKNSSTTISELTKSADHALPHIANKPIQPRSVDNAAPAGAINSTIDDMLIWLQMYLNEGGIFEKKIISKETFETITSPKIIIGDRGSEGYGFGWYIGYENKQKVIFHGGGMPGYKSMVALYPESRLGIVVLTNKISSINEGLINMISTYIIKPELTDWSENRKYFSYFGYSWDNPKNTDLSVNLPSNFSQYTGLYEDNVYGKASIRSINGRGILKLLPSEELFSGILYPVDKTTFKIKLKDEFLPVGEIVFELDKKGNIEGFRMEIASGDFNFDNLNFKKIKTDGNGGHK; via the coding sequence ATGAAATTTTTCTTGTCAATTCTGTTCTTAATTCCCTTTTTGTTGTGGGGTCAATCAATAGATACCGATTCACTTGACAACTATATTTCTAAGTTGATGACAGAATACAACATGCCAGGTATGGCTATTGGTGTTGTGCACAACGACTCGATAATTTTTAAAAAAGGATTTGGTGTGACAAGTACAGAAAAAGGTTCACCCATCAATACCCAAACAGTGTTCCCGATTATGTCATGCACCAAGGCTTTTACAGCCACATGTTTGGGAATACTTGTAGACGAGGGAAAATTAAAATGGAATGACAAGGTAATCGAATATTTACCTGCTTTTAAACTTTCTGACCCATGGATAACCAAAGAACTAACGATTAGTGATCTGTTAAGTCATAGGTCTGGTCTTAGATTATTCGATGGAGATTTACTTTGGTATGGCACTAACTATTCAAGTGATGAAGTAATTGATAAAATTCAATACTATCCCATTGAGGGGGCTTTTAGGTTGGACTTTAACTATAACAATGTAATGTATGTTGTTGCAGGAAAAATCATTGAAAAAGTAAGTGGACTAGCTTGGAGTGAGTTCTTAAGAACTAAAATTTTTGACCCTTTAGGTATGAAAAATAGTTCAACTACAATATCAGAATTGACCAAAAGTGCCGATCACGCACTTCCGCATATTGCAAACAAACCCATTCAACCAAGAAGTGTTGACAATGCTGCCCCGGCAGGTGCCATCAATTCTACAATTGATGACATGTTGATATGGCTTCAAATGTACCTTAATGAGGGAGGGATTTTTGAAAAAAAAATAATTTCGAAAGAAACGTTTGAAACTATCACCAGCCCTAAAATAATCATAGGTGACAGAGGGTCTGAAGGTTATGGATTTGGGTGGTATATCGGTTATGAAAACAAACAAAAGGTCATATTTCATGGCGGTGGTATGCCGGGGTACAAATCCATGGTCGCCCTTTACCCAGAAAGCCGTTTAGGTATTGTGGTTCTCACCAATAAAATATCCTCGATAAATGAAGGGCTCATAAATATGATTTCCACCTATATCATTAAACCAGAATTAACGGATTGGTCAGAAAACAGAAAATACTTTTCATACTTTGGGTATTCATGGGACAACCCAAAAAATACTGACCTGAGCGTTAATCTCCCAAGCAATTTTTCCCAATACACAGGTTTATACGAAGATAACGTTTATGGAAAAGCATCAATCCGTTCCATAAATGGGAGAGGAATACTCAAACTTCTTCCAAGTGAAGAACTTTTTTCAGGTATTCTTTATCCCGTGGACAAAACAACGTTTAAAATCAAACTTAAGGATGAATTTTTGCCCGTAGGAGAGATCGTTTTCGAATTGGATAAAAAAGGAAATATAGAAGGTTTTAGAATGGAAATAGCTTCCGGGGATTTCAATTTTGATAATTTAAACTTTAAAAAAATAAAAACAGATGGTAACGGAGGCCATAAGTAA